Proteins encoded within one genomic window of Solea senegalensis isolate Sse05_10M linkage group LG11, IFAPA_SoseM_1, whole genome shotgun sequence:
- the fignl2 gene encoding fidgetin-like protein 2, translating to MLSPIVPYRLLKMHWNPEHAQPLSQWPEQHLDVSSTTSSPAHKAEFYSGRSRSSYNYAWANDDISALTASNLLKRYADKYAGVLDSPYDKPPSVGTYPDPGAFGGLSGQKTELEPWPLTHSTDASYSLVPPGGHDSLSGPKVVATSAGLPGVSSVSVVNSNLSDSGYSGSSSCSGSSDYTSSYNGTYLSSGYCPQPSAALPPASLVPSYSPTTPVYNYPPSTYPPQTSLAPNYSHPSATYLTSGLPAPTPVPPRPTVVGGSYSYQSTTLGTSESGGTLKRKAFEMNVEKDEGSDGSRYRKYSYDPLKTGGNSPYSVNDKTECRGNGFSSSGSTDPQTFKPTKPSSQPLVSPQYGAAGEYSPPAGMTGENGVSEQGFTQQQHRSQAHKRPPICGPSLETLKSPDPRMLDLVNGELLDCSPALGWSELAGLTHVKTALEEDLLWPVLRPSPVVRPPRTVLLFGPRGGGKMTLTRSLASQLGASFYRLSGAMLASKGKAEAEHILGSLLQVAEARQPSVVLLSQVEALEEDGLRQTLLTTLEKAQVGTTGLVILVCSTGRPDLLQDAVHQSFAKRYHVGLPDVGMRRQVLLQAVLPQGCSLSERELSAVLQRTEGFSVWELLQLSQQALASAASPTGTMHGLSTSSKPPAFTDFENAFCKVRPHTTTKELDTCIEWSKMYSH from the coding sequence GTCTATTAAAGATGCACTGGAACCCAGAGCATGCCCAGCCTCTCAGCCAGTGGCCTGAGCAACACCTGGAcgtctcctccaccacctcctctccGGCCCACAAGGCAGAGTTCTACTCCGGCCGCAGCCGCAGCTCTTATAACTACGCATGGGCCAATGATGACATCTCAGCCTTGACAGCGTCCAACCTGTTGAAGCGCTATGCTGATAAGTACGCTGGTGTGCTGGACTCACCATATGACAAGCCACCTTCTGTTGGCACATACCCGGATCCAGGAGCCTTTGGGGGCCTCAGCGGCCAGAAGACAGAGCTGGAGCCCTGGCCACTGACGCACAGCACTGATGCCTCCTATTCCCTTGTGCCCCCGGGAGGCCATGACAGCCTCTCAGGTCCCAAGGTTGTAGCCACATCTGCAGGTCTTCCGGGAGTTAGCAGTGTGTCTGTAGTGAACAGTAACCTCTCAGACTCTGGCTACAGtggcagcagctcctgcagtgGCTCTAGTGATTACACCTCCAGCTACAATGGTACTTATCTTTCCTCAGGTTACTGTCCCCAACCCAGTGCAGCACTTCCCCCTGCCTCCCTGGTGCCCAGCTATAGCCCGACCACACCTGTCTATAACTATCCCCCAAGCACATACCCACCCCAGACCAGCCTTGCCCCCAACTATAGCCACCCTTCTGCAACCTACCTGACCTCAGGTCTACCAGCCCCTACCCCAGTACCCCCAAGGCCCACAGTGGTAGGAGGCAGCTATAGTTACCAGAGCACCACCCTCGGGACATCTGAGTCAGGGgggacattaaaaagaaaagcatttgaGATGAATGTAGAAAAGGACGAGGGCAGTGACGGTTCCCGTTACAGGAAATACAGCTATGACCCCTTAAAGACTGGGGGAAACTCACCTTACAGTGTAAATGACAAAACAGAGTGTCGGGGAAATGGCTTCAGCAGTTCAGGTAGCACAGACCCTCAAACATTCAAGCCCACCAAACCATCCTCTCAGCCCCTGGTGTCACCTCAGTATGGTGCAGCAGGGGAGTACAGCCCTCCAGCAGGTATGACAGGGGAGAATGGTGTGTCAGAGCAGGGCTTCACCCAACAGCAGCACCGCTCCCAGGCTCACAAAAGACCTCCGATATGTGGTCCATCTCTTGAGACTTTGAAGAGCCCAGATCCACGAATGCTGGACCTTGTAAATGGAGAGTTATTAGATTGCAGCCCGGCCCTAGGCTGGAGCGAGCTGGCTGGTCTCACCCATGTCAAGACTGCTCTGGAGGAGGACCTGCTGTGGCCTGTGTTAAGGCCCAGTCCAGTGGTGCGGCCACCAAGAACCGTCCTGCTGTTTGGCCCCCGGGGAGGGGGTAAGATGACGCTGACTCGCTCTTTGGCATCTCAGCTGGGGGCCTCCTTCTACCGGTTAAGTGGAGCCATGCTGGCCTCTAAAGGGAAGGCTGAGGCAGAGCACATTCTGGGGTCTCTGTTGCAGGTAGCAGAAGCAAGGCAGCCCTCAGTGGTGCTGCTCAGTCAGGTGGAGGCCTTGGAAGAGGATGGACTGAGGCAGACACTGCTGACCACCCTTGAGAAAGCCCAGGTGGGGACCACAGGTCTGGTGATTCTTGTATGTTCCACTGGCAGGCCAGATCTCCTGCAAGATGCAGTTCATCAGAGTTTTGCCAAGCGATATCATGTTGGCCTGCCTGACGTTGGTATGCGCAGACAGGTGCTGCTGCAGGCAGTTTTGCCCCAGGGCTGCAGCCTGAGTGAGAGGGAGCTGAGTGCTGTGCTCCAGCGCACAGAGGGCTTCTCCGTGTGGGAGCTGTTGCAGCTCAGCCAGCAGGCGCTCGCATCAGCAGCCTCCCCCACTGGAACCATGCATGGCCTCTCCACATCCTCCAAACCCCCAGCCTTCACAGACTTTGAGAATGCCTTCTGCAAGGTGCGCCCACACACCACCACAAAAGAACTGGACACTTGTATAGAGTGGAGCAAGATGTATAGCCACTGA